The region ACAAGATCAcattttccacatgttttctgtgtcccctGCATGCCATGTGgccaactgcaaacaggacttcataAGACTGTATTTGTGCTACTCTTCCACAAAGACCATCATAAttatggagtgcacaactaatagttctcccacctgagctctaGATCACTCCACctcatccagagttaccatggtgcCCTTTGGCTGCTTATACGAGTAAGGATCTCTTTGcccaacctgtcagtttaggtcgTTTTGGTAAGTTTGCATTTGTGTCATACACTTTCAGTGAACTGTTCACaatttgggattttgttttaccacttaagcctgttttaaaatctttcacAATTTTATCCCAGACTGGTCTggtgtgtttttattcattagtgttcacaaacaaacatctgagaaCTTCACAGGACAGGTCCTCGGCTACTGAAATTAATTTACACATGGACTGTGTTTACGAACTTGGCGCAAAAAATTTTTAAacttccacttcacagctaTGCACTGCTTCCTGTTGGTCTAGCCTGAAAAAAATCCTAATAATATGTTTTCAAGATTGTGATTGTAACGTGAAATAATGTGGGaacatttaaattcaaattcaaattcaattaaaaaatactttattaatcccaaagggaaattaaatttaacttaaatttttaaatttaaggGGTATGAGCACTTTCACAAGGCAGGGTACTCTCAGAAATCATTGATGGTTgtattaaatgtatttgtagATCTGTCGTGTAACAGGATCAAGAACATTGAGGGTCTGGAGTCCCTGAAGAAGCTTGAACTGCTGAATTTGGCCTACAACCAAATCTCTCTCCTTAACAACATGGATACACTTGAGAACCTCAGTCACTTCTTCATTTCAAAAAACCTCATCAGACGGACAGACACTGTAAGATTTTGTTTCTTAAGGAAAATAACTTACATTTATGTAAAGTTATTGAATTTTTACCTGACATTGTGTACGtcttatttatttcaaaagctGCTCTACCTCAGGAGGTTTAAAAGCTTGTTCAAGCTCTCCATCGCTGGAAATCCTTTGACAGAGAAGGACGATCGCTCGCTTTATGTTGCTGCCTTCTTCCCAAATGTGACCCTCTTAGACAACATTTTAATCGGTCAAAAGATGGTAAGTCTAAACTCTTGTGCATCTTTTTGGATTCCTCTGTTTTCTTAAGGAGGTTTGCACAATAATTCTATTTTAAGCATCAGTTTAGCCAGATTTGTGGCCCCATATTGATAATCCATACAGTTAGTAAAAGTTAGCCATTTCTGTCTGTGAAAATTACAGAGAGATGAAGCCATCATAAAATACCAAATTGAACTTAAGAAATTTAGACCCGAAGAGTTGCAGGCGCAAAACCAGGTAACTCAGCTACAAATACACAAAGTTTGATAATGATCGTATTTTTATATACCGTTTTTCCAAGTGtgcacattttatttcttgCATTTTTGTCTAATTTAAGTTCTTCCCTTTTACAGGATGCATCTGTTAACAATATTGTACAAAGTTCATTTCACAGCAAGGTAAACGACGATACAAAGGCAACAGAGCCACACTGCCTTCCAGGAGTGGCTCAGATGCCTCAGACATatcctttgttttctttgaaccaAGCTGATGTAGTCTTTCATCAGACAGCTCAAACTGACTAAATCCCACAGATTCCTTGACTTTGCACTTACAGCTGAGAGCCCAATTTTTGAGCTGTGCTCACAGATATTTCCTGTAGACTCAGCTGAGCACAAACAAATGGAGGCAGAGCTGAACTCTTTCTTCTCTGGTCAGATTGAGACTGAGACTTACTACCAGCAGAGGGCGTCACAGATTCTAGCAGACTTTGATAAGCCGGACATACAGGCAAGTTGACCAAATTGCTATATGTACAGTAAATCATTGTATATTTTCACTGccttcttattatttttatccTTGTCGTCTAATGAGTTTCAAACGTTCTAGAGGAGAATCGAAATAAAGAAGCTAGAAGACCCAGAGCTAAAAAAGATCAAAATCAACAAAGGCAGTGATGAAATCTCACAGCTCTGTGAAAGCCTCTTGAATATGGAGTTTGAGTTGGTTGGAAATCTAGACGTAAGTCTACATaagattgtgtttttaaatgcttttattttatctaGTGATCTAATACGTGGGTTTAGATGAAATTCTTTACTTaacttctttgctgtttctttttatttcagtgcaACATCAAACTCCTCGAAAGCAGCATCTCAGAGATAGTGGGTAACTTTTACTGATGCTATTAGTTAAAGTTAGTTATGAGTTCAAGTTAAAATGACAAAGACTTCAATTTTCTTGGAATCTTTAGCTGCCTCCCAAGCTGATAATGGGACTACTGCAGtcaattgttttactttttttgtgttttagtacATTTCTTCTTTGAACTGATGAAAAAAGTTGTGACGGTGGCTCAGGTAGGGGTTCATCCTGTGACCAGTGGGTTGCTGGCTTGAACCCCCACTCTGTCcatccttgggcaagacacttcgcccaccttgcctgctgatggtggtcatcATTTATTTGCTCCCAGTGGCGCTGACTGTATGacagccccacttctgtcagtctacaatgtagcctaccactgtcagtgtgtgagtgggtggatgactgatctTGGTGTATAGCGCTTTGGGGTTCtctgacttgataaagtgctatataagcTATTTACCATGTGAGCAGGAAAATACAATGCCAGCCATATCcatggcacccctggtaaagatgtgtaaaaagagTTCCCgatgccatgcactctaacTAGGCTCCCGGGGCCTTTGGGTGAGAAACAGTCCCACAACATCATAGATCTTTCACCATACTTAACAATATGCATGAGTTTCTTTTTCATGTATTCATTCTTTGTTTCACACCCGAGCCGCCTGGGGTATGTTTTGCAGAATAGATTTCACCTGATCTGTGTCATGTTCTATTTATACAGAAatcattttaaggtttttacacatctttaccagagaGGTCAGTTATTGTAAccaacaatgtgtttattatcaaaatgtgaaaaaagctaCTGAGAATGAATATTTCTTTATGTGTAGGTGTTTACAAGCAAAGATTCAGCCAGCCATAATGACCTCCTTGAGACAatcaatgaaacagaaaatcagGTTACACGAGTTAATGACTCGAAAGCAGCTCTCATTAAAGAGGTAAAGAACCTCCCATTAAACAGACAAGTGTATGTTCAAGTTAAACGACAACCGCTCGGCAATTCCCATCTTTATGCACTATTGCAGCTTCAGGATAAAGAGGAACAGAGGAACCGAGTCCGCATCTCAGACATTCACCGATATGTCGACTATTTGAGGAAACAACTAAAGGACTTGGATTGATATTATTACAAGATTTCATTGCACCAGAGAAGAAATGTATCTTACAATCTCTGCACTGCTACAATATTTAGCAAATAAGTAATAATAGCATTGGTCCATTTAtttttccctgtttttagctaaaaaatgtgttattacAGATACAGACCCTTGCAAGTGTTTGGGATAGACCAATGTGTTTGGGGCATATTTTTGAAGTCAAAGAAAATTCTACGgggtttttttcattatttttaaacaacaaactGAAACTGTGGCATGCAAATTCAGCACCCTGTGCtctgataccactaaataaaacatttggtcCACCTGTGTCTAATTTATTTGTAGAATCAATCcaattgttctgtgaaggcctccgaGGTTTAGAACAAAGGTTAGagaacatttgaaaataaatggcatcataaagatgaagaaacactgtagagaggtcagggataaaggtTTGATCAGGGTTCAGGAGAAGCTTGAAATAGGGATATATTATAGACCCTCAATCCATTATTctaaaagggaaagaaaattTGGTCATGGCAGTCCACCTAAGCTGATAGGccagacaaggagagcattaatgtagccaattcaattcaaaaatactttattaatcccaaagggaaattaaatgttgttatagctcatattatgaaggttttctcaaagagccgttgtagatgctgatggctgtgggcaggaaggatctcctgtagtgctccgtcttacagcagatctgaagaagcctctgactgaagacactctgttgttgtaggacagtctcaggtgggccaacaggagtctctctaggaccttcatgatgtgagacgtcagggcaacaggtctatagtcattgaggactgatgggtgagttttctttggtaccggaacaagacaggaggtcttccacaacaccggaaccttcttctgggccaggctaaggttgaagaggtgctgcagaatcccacagagctgctctgcacaggccttcaggactctagggctgacatgatctggacctgcagccttattcctattcagtctctccagttgtctcttcacctgacttcttgagacacacaggtggaagggggaagcaaaggaagcatcggcatcttctgatatggttgaaggtaaacatgtagaaaggtctagggctgaggtggaagataaaaaatgtgaggtgttactagacagctgtgggtcctgtgggtcaaaggagggtgggatgtctgtttggctgtgggcaggagaggaggatgcaaagctggtttctgaactgaacctattgaagaatacgttcagttcattggctctgtccagacctccatcggtctgatcatccttctgcttgaagcctgtgatcttcttcatccctgtccacacatctctgatattgttttgctggagcctgctctccagcttcttcttgtacacctccttgctgtctcttatcttgactttaagttgtttctgtatactcctcaataattctctgtctccctctctgaaggctctttttttcttgttaagcaggtccttcaggtcactggtgatccaaggtttgttattggggaagcatctcacggttctggtggggatgatgttatccacacagaagtttatatagtcggttacacactcagtcatggcattgatgtcctctccatgtggctggcacagtgcgtcccagtctgtagcctcaaagcaaccttgcagagcttcttcagcttcctgtgaccattttctcacagtcctctttattacaggttgcctctgaacaaggggcttatatttcgagcacagaaaaacaagattgtgatctgatttgcctagaggaggttgtgctagatgtatgagtccttgacatttgcataaaacaaatctaatgttttgttttttctggtagagcagctgacaaactgttgaaacgttggaagtgtagcagagagtgaagcatggttaaaatcaccagaaattgccacaaaagcattggggttttgtgtctgtagcttagcaacaactgagctgatggcatcacatgcagtgtcagcaacagcggaaggcggaacgtaaactgttaccaaaataacactggtgaactctgggtacataatatggacgaaaacttactgccaacagttcaatatctggactgcaaagatgacacttcacagtaacatgtcctggattacaccatctgttgttcacaagtactgccagtccacctcctttacatttgccgctcctctttaaatctctgtctgctcgtatggttaaaaagcccggcagagagacgctggagtcggggatatgatcctgcagccatgtctcagtaaaacacatgatactgcatgcccggtactctggctgggtcctttgtagggcttggagttcatccaacttgtttcccaacaatctcacattgcccatcaaaatcgacggaagagatggcaGGCCCAttgttactctggaggagcttcgGAGATCCACTGTTCAAATAGTAGAATCTGCAAAAGGACAACTAATAGATTTGCAATCCGTTAATCTGGGCCCTACAGAATAATAGCCAATAGTAAGTCATTGTCAAAAGAAAGCCCTGTCTTATGTTTGCCTCAATTAATGTATTggtcacagcaaacatgtgaaagaaggtgcctTGGTCAGATGAGGTTAAAATTATACCTTTCAGCCTCTACCATGAGTGATAATCTAAggttgtattcacaccaggaaagtaatttggtccgcttgtttggtccgggcCAAAagctaactttatttttttcatttggtgtggtttgttttcacattgtactttttgcaagtgaactattacttgtaaacaaagccacgcgggtgacgatcattgttcccattggacagaaatgacggggcgggacagagcacagacccggaaattgaggaaaacatctgtagacgtgctgcgtgcagcacctctgttctgcatatttaagccgttattacagctgcaatattattgtgagactgaagttcagctcattcaacacagactttgagatgttccatttataatgttggaaccccgtcggacAATGCGTGCTGTGAACGCCGACGTGTCTcctcccacaacaagccagtagcgttgctaagcaacacacagtttatcaggtatgattaccttacaacacacacctttgctaccggctacggtggctttttatgtccaaagagacgtacgctttttgtagttggttcggatcggggccggtttgtattcagaccataagcgaaccgcaccagagtccgtttggaagcggaccgagaccatctcaaaaagtgggtctcggtccggttgtttggtccggaccggGGTTCGcttgggtgtattcacacctgcccaaaaggtccggaccaaggggggaaacgaactctggtccgtttaaagcggaccaaaagtggcaagtgtgaatacaccctaataCTGCACATCATCTTGAAGAAACCATGCCtgttgtgaaacatggtggtgtccgcatcatgctgtggggatgcttttctttagcaacaGACTTGAGACTTGGGCATTAGTTCACCTTCCCACTGGATTTTAGAACCATAATACAGCCAGAACTAAAATTAATATAGTTCAGCTCAAAGCATATACGTTGAGATGCTGTTAGATATCAAAATTGTATTTCAATTCACtccccatccagtctgactaagCTTTaactgttggtctgtcacagaaAATCCAGTATGGGGTTGTcccataaaaagaaaaagtgcaAGGGGTATAGATACTTTTACATAGGGACTGTAGATAAATTACTGCTTAAAAAATCTTTACATTACTAATCTCAAATCTTCGATAACATTTAAAACGtgttttagccattttaaagttatttaaaaaacatttttaatttggcAAAAAGCTGTAACAGAGAAATGTGCCACAACGCAATTAAGTAGTACCTTTATTTTCCCATTTACCGTGGTCCACTCTAGTCTTGCATGTAATAATCTTTTGTAGCTATCGTCAATCAAAAAGGTGGAAACAAAGTATCGAAATACAAGCCCCAGAATGTATGGTGGCACATCATCCAATAAGAACTGCGCTCCAACTGAGCGCTTAGTTTTTAGCCAATAAAATCCAAGGAAACTGAACGACTACAGGAAATGTCGCAACACTCATCCTCAGTCCTGCAGTCAATGAAAGCTAATACATTTGAGCAGTCTTACGGTTATTGTTGTACTGATAAAACCTGTGTCAGCCCCATTTTCTGTCTCCGGCTGTGGTGTGCTCAGTGTAGAAGTTCATGACGGTTGTTGACGAGGTTTCTTTAGCGCCCATCATGCCTGTCCGAGCAGAGTGCCGCTGTCCACCCGGCGCGGCCTGTCCATCCTCGGCCTGTCTTGTTCCACCCGCACCGATCAACACCCACCAGCCCGGGGTGGCCTCCTCTCTGCTCTACAGCGGCGCGCAGTACCGGGGTTATCAGAGGAGCAAAGGAAACTCCTACGATGTCGAAGTTGTTTtacaggtaatttaaaaaatattgatatTATTTAACCCAAAATTAGCTTAACCTTTgttgagttttttatttttaagtattaTTGTTTTGTATGTAAACTAGATAGTAGTTTTTGACACCTGTCTAAAAAGCTTTACATTCTGTGCAGGAAGTTATGCAAATAATTAGTAGTATTTTAGCGGCAGGTGTTTCATTTAATAGGAAGGAGAGTAGATTTTCAAATGTAGAATTTAATGCATGCTAGCTATAGCGTTTAAAAAAGGTTAGCCTGTGTTTAAATCCTACCTTCTGCTGTTTTTGCACTATACATTAGCACTTTTTTGTGGCCCAGTGAGACATGACTAAATGCAACTTAATCTGTTTGCGCTGGACAGCATGTGACGATGGACGACTCATATTTGTGTGGATACCTGAAGATCAAAGGCCTGACTGAGGTAAAGCTTTCAAACCAGGTCAGATGTAGTAAGACTGACCTTTGTGCTTCCAAATGCTGAGCACTGACTGGTTCATGCTTGCTCCAGACAAGCTGAATCAAGAGCGTGGTTCAATTGGATCAATTTGAGACCAGTTGCATTACCGGTCCGGATGTAAAGCTGTCTGTGGAAGATGTTAATGAGTAACGGTTACATTTGAAGGTTTATGATTGGAGAGCAGATATTATTTCTCCTTTCTGTATAGAAAAGCACTCTTCATTCATTTGATGTTATATTGCAGCAAGTTATGGGCTTATCTTGATGATGGGAGGTTAGTCATCAGCATTGCATGACGTGTCCAGTGCTTTCTGTTCAGGTATCATTTTCACATGAATTCTAAAGgttttacagttaaaaccagatattcAGTGAAATggaggcacacctgtggatgtattttagggCAACACCTCACACATTGCTTCATTGTGTGACAAATTAGGAAAATccaaagaaatcagccaagacaTCCAGACGAGAACTGAGGATCTCACCAAATCTGGTTCATTACTGATTACAGTTTCCAAATGCTTGAAATTTCCACATTCTTCTTTTGAAACAgttatgcctggttcacacagcaatattttaaaatggtatTTAATTTGAAAACCCGAGAGACCCCACACATGATGATTAAAAAATCGTAGATATAACAGGTTTGGTTCTACAGTGTGTGATGTGCTGCCACACGGCAAGCACAATACACCTCAAACGAACAGATTTTACTCACTAACATTCCGGTATCAGCCAGGAAATCTCACAAAACCTCTTGAGTTCAAACGTGAGTTCAGAGCAGTTCACCTTCATGTTTCCATCGCCTccctttctgattggctacacgtCACGTTCAACAGGCTGCGTACTCGTTTGTCCTCGGGGAACACCCCGCACGTTAGAATATAgggccaagacaatccaacatgttgaatttttCCGATTTGAGTTTGAAGCGGTCCTGACGTCCTtccgagcagactagatcactcttaacacatgacacacagcaggaatatctcataagattatctttTTAGAGCCATCACCATGATCGGGGCATGTCGAAAGGGAGGGATCGGGTCAGAAATCGGCATAAGAATCCTGccatgtccagccatcatactgtCCAGTAATGAGACATTGTCTGTGTCACAGAGATGAACGTGTTATGGGGCAAAATTTATGTATAAACCCCGGAACCAAAGGAAAAGACCCAGTGAGGATCCTGGCTGAAGCCAGTAAGAGAAAATCCTTATCCACATTAAAACAAGCTGAAATGCCATTCCTGGAGGAAGAAGTCATTACTGtgaaagccagattacagtttggaAATGCACCATGGGACAAATACCTCAAtatttggagacatgtcctgttgTGTGAGGAAACCTCTTGGCTTTAATGCTCATTGTACATGTGGAGGAAAAGGGAGATGCTTACAAGCCTGAGAGTAcaatcccaactgtgaagtacagagatggcagcatcatgctgtggggtacTCTGCTGTAAGAGGGACTGCTGTAGTTTGGACAAACAATGGATTTACTAGAATTGAACATTATGTTGGAATATCGAAGGAACACAAATTGATCTTCCAGATAGACAGCAACCCTAAGCATACAGCCAAATTAGTTCCAAACTGAGTGTTTTATTCTGGCATCACAACGGCTTGGTTTTCATCCCATTGACCAGCTTTCGGTAGAGCATATAGAATAAGTGCAACAAGGTGGCCTATAAACCTGACTCCAGTTCTGTCAAAAAATCTGCCAAAATCTATTGTGAGGATTTATGCTGTACTGTCACTTTGTATTTTTCAGGTTTGGATGAGTGTTAAAACAAGGACTTATAATTATGCAGCTTGCGTGTGGAGAGTCTGAATTGTCGGCCTGAAAAATGTGTGGGAATATTACGCTCCATAAGCAACAttaagctctttttttttttcctttttatgtgtGGTAGGAGTTTCCCACTCTTACAACGTTCTTTGGTGGTGAAATAATCAGCCGCAGGCGGCCTTTTTTAATGCGGAAGTGGGATGCAGATGAGGATGTTGACAGAAAGCACTGGGTATGTCTGTCcaggttgtttttatttgttttttaaacaacttttatgttttaataatgaaacATAAGTCACATatgttataattattttttttttttatttaatttacactGCAGTTGAGAAATGTTTTGAAGCTCTATTTATTGCAACATTAGGTCCAAATTTCCATCACTGGTCACTGTTCATGCTGAATATGGGGTTCCACCTGAAAATGCCTTAAAATAATATGGTTGCTGTCCGAAACTTGCATATACTTATAAAAGGAGTTCAGAACGTCTCATTAGCTTTGTGCCTTTTTAACACCTTATTCGAAACTGTATATTTCCAGGTTGTAAAGGGATATACAGAACATAATGTTAAGGATTTTTCCGAGCAAGAATTAGGtttacaagtttgaatttatagTGGATATTCTCTGATATGACGATGAAAATACTGTACAGGCTCACGTGTGGACACACATTCACCTAGATGTTTCCAAAGGTTGAGCCGTTTGGCCAAAGTAACAGTAAGAGTCAAAAGTAAGGTagtcatgctgtgggactgtttcACTGTCGGAGGTACTTGTGCAAAAGTGGATGGAAAAATAACAGGATTAccttttgaatttttttcatCTTGACCTCGAATCAACATATTGCTGAAATGGTTACAATCATAACACATGGTTATGATACCAAACATGCATATGAACAAATCACTTTTAGTACCAAAAGTCACTGGTTTGGGGTTTATTACTAAAAGCAAGCAGTTGAAGCTAGAAAAGGAGACATCTTAACACAAAATCTGAAGAGTCTTTCTATGTttgagtacaggtccttctcaaaatattagcatattgtgataaagttcattattttccataatgtcatgatgaaaatttaacattcatatattttagattcattgcacactaactgaaatatttcaggtcttttattgtcttaatacggatgattttggcatacagctcatgaaaacccaaaattcctatctcataaaattagcatatcattaaaagggtctctaaacgagctatgaacctaatcatctgaatcaacgagttaactctaaacacctgcaaaagattcctggggcctttaaaactcccagcctggttcatcactcaaaaccccaatcatgggtaagactgccgacctgactgctgtccagaaggccactattgacaccctcaagcaagagggtaagacacagaaagacatttctgaacgaataggctgttcccagagtgctgtatcaaggcacctcagtgggaagtctgtgggaaggaaaaagtgtggcagaaaacgctgcacaacgagaagaggtgaccggaccctgaggaagattgtggagaagggccgattccagaccttgggggacctgcggaagcagtggactgagtctggagtagaaacatccagagccaccgtgcacaggcgtgtgcaggaaatgggctacaggtgccgcattccccagacctgggctacagagacgcagcactggactgttgctcagtggtccaaagtacttttttcggatgaaagcaaattctgcatgtcattcggaaatcaaggtgccagaatctgtaggaagactggggagaagaaaatgccaaaatgccagaagtccagtgtcacgtacccacagtcagtgatggtctggggtgccgtgtcagctgctggtgttggtccactgtgttttatcaagggcagggtcaatgcagctagctatcaggagattttggagcacttcatgcttccatctgctgaaaagctttatggagatgaaaatttcatttttcagcatgacctggcacctgctcacagtgccaaaaccactggtaaatggtttactgaccatggtatcactgtgctcaattggcctgccaactctcctgacctgaaccccatagagaatctgtgggatattgtgaagagaacgttgagagactcaagacccaacactctaga is a window of Girardinichthys multiradiatus isolate DD_20200921_A chromosome Y, DD_fGirMul_XY1, whole genome shotgun sequence DNA encoding:
- the LOC124864380 gene encoding dynein regulatory complex subunit 3-like isoform X1 gives rise to the protein MDSDSSSMDEEFLQEALVEQLTENEKRALHKYSLESLHHSEFITLVLEFKDIMKMDFIHDFTSLVRLDLNNNLIEKIWGLDHLTNLTWLNLSCNRIKNIEGLESLKKLELLNLAYNQISLLNNMDTLENLSHFFISKNLIRRTDTLLYLRRFKSLFKLSIAGNPLTEKDDRSLYVAAFFPNVTLLDNILIGQKMRDEAIIKYQIELKKFRPEELQAQNQDASVNNIVQSSFHSKVNDDTKATEPHCLPGVAQMPQTAESPIFELCSQIFPVDSAEHKQMEAELNSFFSGQIETETYYQQRASQILADFDKPDIQRRIEIKKLEDPELKKIKINKGSDEISQLCESLLNMEFELVGNLDCNIKLLESSISEIVFTSKDSASHNDLLETINETENQVTRVNDSKAALIKELQDKEEQRNRVRISDIHRYVDYLRKQLKDLD
- the LOC124864380 gene encoding dynein regulatory complex subunit 3-like isoform X2; amino-acid sequence: MDSDSSSMDEEFLQEALVEQLTENEKRALHKYSLESLHHSEFITLVLEFKDIMKMDFIHDFTSLVRLDLNNNLIEKIWGLDHLTNLTWLNLSCNRIKNIEGLESLKKLELLNLAYNQISLLNNMDTLENLSHFFISKNLIRRTDTLLYLRRFKSLFKLSIAGNPLTEKDDRSLYVAAFFPNVTLLDNILIGQKMRDEAIIKYQIELKKFRPEELQAQNQIETETYYQQRASQILADFDKPDIQRRIEIKKLEDPELKKIKINKGSDEISQLCESLLNMEFELVGNLDCNIKLLESSISEIVFTSKDSASHNDLLETINETENQVTRVNDSKAALIKELQDKEEQRNRVRISDIHRYVDYLRKQLKDLD